ATTAAGGATTTGGCAATTGATTAATCAAAACCCAGTAAAACCCGACCTCTTTTACAACTTTTGCAAACTGATCAAATTCCATTGGCTTTACAATGTAGCTATTTACTCCCAATTCATAGCATTTTTTAATATCGGGATCTTCCCTTGAAGATGTAAAAATTACTACGGGAATATTTTTTGTGAGGTTATCTGCTTTTATCTTTTGCAACACTTCAATGCCATCCACTTTGGGCATTTTAAGATCTAATAATATTAAACAAGGGAAATTATCGGTACTTCTATCAGAAAAAGACCCTTTGGAAAAGATAAAATCCAAGGCCTCTTCTCCGTCTTTAACATGTATAATATTATTGGCCACTTTGTCTTGTTTAAGGGCCATAATAACAAGTTTTGCATCATTTGGATTGTCTTCTACAAGAAGAATCTCTTTTTGGTAAATATCCATTTTTTTATATGTTTTTTTATCATTATTGTCCGGCTAATTTTCAGGCCGCTCCTACAGAGCTTGTTTTTTTTGGCAATGCTTTTTACAAACAGTTCACTCCTACGGAGTTTAAATAAAAAACAGTTCCATGGGAATGGCCTGTTTATAGAAAACAAACCCAATGGAAAAACCAAGCCCCATTATGGGCGGCCTGTATAAACATTGGTAAATTAAGCCTTCCGTTCAGATAACTGAATTTATTTCGGACACCAATGTTTTTTTTATTTCAAAAACCTGCTTTCATTCAACATTTTTAATTTACTGTCAACAATTGATTATTAACATGAATCATTACAAAACCTTCCACATTCTTTTTAAATTCCTATACATAAAAAATCTAATCAGGCAGGGAAAAATAAAACCCAGCTCCTTTATGCAGTTCTCCCTCTGCCCATACCTTCCCTCCATGCCTGGAGATAATTTTTTTTACAATTGCAAGCCCTATACCAGTTCCTTCAAATTCCTCCTGAGAGTGCAATCTTTGAAATACCCCAAAGAGTTTTCCATAGTATTTCATGTCAAAACCAACACCGTTATCTTTTATATAATACACTGTTTCTTCATCCTTCCGATAAGATCCGATTTCTATAACTGGGTTGGGCTTTGGAAAAGAATATTTTAATGCGTTGGTGATCAAATTTATCCACACCTGTCGTATTAATGTGCTATCGCATCGGGCCAAAGCAAGATCCTTAACAGTAATCTTTGCTGTATATTTACCCTGAGATAATTTTAAAATTTCATCAAGGGCTTCTTTTGCAAGGGCTGTCATATCTACATTTGATTTTTCTAAATCTTTTCTTCCCAATCGGGAAAAAGCAAGCAGGTCATCAATCAACTTACCCATTCTTACTGCTTCATCCACTATTATTTGTAATAGCTCTTTCCCTTCTTCATCAAATTTATCCTTATACTTTTCCTGGATGATACGGGTAAAAGCATTAATGCCACGAATTGGGGCACGCAAATCATGCGATACGGAATAAGAAAAGGCCTCCAGTTCTTTATTGGCATTTTCCATCAACTTTATATTTTTTTCCAATTCCTCTGAATTTTGCCTAATCGTTTGCTCGGCCATCTTACGTTCTGTTATATCATCTGATATTCCCATTAAATATGCAGGGTTGCCATTATCATCCATTAAGGCGATTTTTTTGGTGTGAAGCCATCTCTTTCCTTTATACTTTGTAATAATGGGTTCTTCCAGAATCTCATAGACTTCATTTTGTGAAAGCACCTCTTTATCCTTGGCTGAAAAGTAATCTGCTTGTTCTTTTGAAAAGAAATCGTAATCGTTTTTTCCAATCAAATATTCTTTGGAATATCCCAATAACTCTTCCCCTGCTTTATTAAGGCTTACAAAACGAAGTTTATTTGCATCCTTTACAAAT
This portion of the Bacteroidota bacterium genome encodes:
- a CDS encoding response regulator; this encodes MDIYQKEILLVEDNPNDAKLVIMALKQDKVANNIIHVKDGEEALDFIFSKGSFSDRSTDNFPCLILLDLKMPKVDGIEVLQKIKADNLTKNIPVVIFTSSREDPDIKKCYELGVNSYIVKPMEFDQFAKVVKEVGFYWVLINQLPNP
- a CDS encoding PAS domain S-box protein; the encoded protein is MELKDIALVLIGLGFFALIISGLKTHAILHILNKSNKELKIWKILNLFILLFAVGYIVYVFFVFSGNIEQRIFITGILYFTIALFVNLVVWVNTRTISDLIKKDKAKQQIQDELESKIKISKENEEKIQIIFQNAPDAVIVINEQGKIIKWNPKAEILFGWTEKEVMNKTLSETIIPERYREAHNRGLKHFFKTGEGPVLHKTIEIEAINRQNKEFDVALSISPSKIKDKYIFIGFIRDITEQKKVEKQLMESEKIVRQNFAFTNSILENIPNMVFVKDANKLRFVSLNKAGEELLGYSKEYLIGKNDYDFFSKEQADYFSAKDKEVLSQNEVYEILEEPIITKYKGKRWLHTKKIALMDDNGNPAYLMGISDDITERKMAEQTIRQNSEELEKNIKLMENANKELEAFSYSVSHDLRAPIRGINAFTRIIQEKYKDKFDEEGKELLQIIVDEAVRMGKLIDDLLAFSRLGRKDLEKSNVDMTALAKEALDEILKLSQGKYTAKITVKDLALARCDSTLIRQVWINLITNALKYSFPKPNPVIEIGSYRKDEETVYYIKDNGVGFDMKYYGKLFGVFQRLHSQEEFEGTGIGLAIVKKIISRHGGKVWAEGELHKGAGFYFSLPD